The Mucilaginibacter rubeus genomic interval AAAAAGTATGCGAAGCCCAGGGAGTTGTTTTTCATACCAACTCACCGGTAAGCCATTTACGGGTTGCGAATGGACATATCGAAAAGGTAGGTACTAAATATGGCGAGGATGAATTTCAAGGCGTTATTGCATCGGCGGACTATCATCATGTGGAGCAACAATTACTTGATGAAGCCAACAGGAACTATAGTGCCGACTACTGGGAAAAAAGGGTAATGGCTCCTTCGAGCCTGATCTTTTATTTGGGTGTAAAACTAAAATTAGAAAAACTGGAACATCATACTTTATTTTTTGATGCGGATTTAAAGCTCCATGCGACAGAAATTTACAAAGATCCAAAATGGCCTACAAGGCCGCTTTTTTATGTTTGCTGCCCTTCAAAATCAGATGATAGCGTAGCCCCTGATGGATATGAAAATCTATTTATCCTGATGCCGCTGGCACCGGATATACAAGATACCGAGGCGTTAAGAACGGAATATTTCGGGTTAATTATGGAACGTTTGGAAGATTATACTGGTGTATCGATCAGAACCGCACTTGACTATAAGAAAAGCTACTGTGTAAAAGATTTCAAGACAGATTACAATTCCTTTAAAGGGAATGCTTACGGCCTGGCCAACACATTAATGCAAACCGCGCACCTTAAACCTTCCATCAAAAATAAAAAGGTAAAGAACCTTTTTTATGCCGGGCAACTTACCGTTCCAGGGCCGGGAGTACCACCTTCAATTATTTCGGGTAAGGTTTCCGCTCAATTGCTAATACAATATCTTAACCATAAATGAAAGAACGATTTGATATCTTATCTGCTACGTGCAGCAGGGAAACAACCCGGCTTTACAGTACCAGCTTCTCCCTGGGGATATTATTTCTTAACAAGGAGGTACGTCATCCCATACACGCGATTTACGGCTTTGTAAGATTAGCCGACGAAATCGTGGACAGTTTCCATAATTATCCAAAATCACTTATGCTGGCAGAGTTAAAGGCTGACACCTTTACCGCTATCGAGCGTGGCATCAGTATTAACCCGGTAATTAATTCATTTCAACAGGTTGTCAACCAATTCAAAATCAATCACAACCTGATCATACAGTTTTTGAACAGCATGGAGATGGACCTTGGTGAACAATCTTATAATGCAGAAAAATACCAGCAATATATAATGGGTTCTGCCCAGGTAGTCGGACTGATGTGCCTGCACGTATTCACCAATGGCAATCAGGCCGAATTTGAGCGCTTGAGAATCCCTGCGATGAAATTGGGATCGGCTTTTCAAAAAGTCAATTTTCTCAGGGATGTAAACGCTGACTATGAGCAACTGAATCGCACCTACTTTCCGGATGTTGACCTGTCTGCATTTTCAGACGAGAACAAGCGTGCTATAGAACAGGATATTCTTTCAGAACTTAACGAAGCCCTGGAAGGGATCAGGGAGTTGCCACGTTCCTGCCGCAAGGGTGTTTACCTGGCTTACGTTTATTATAAGAAACTATTCGGGAAAATAGCGAAAGTACCGGCCGAAAAAGTAATGTCGGAAAGGATACGGGTATCAAACGGGCACAAGTTTTATTTAATGTTTGATTCACTGGTAAGGTACAAGTTGAATGTGCTTTAATCCATGATGAAAGATCTAGTAACCTAAATAAATAACAATTGGAAGATAACATAATTATAGTTGATACAGCCGGTAACGCTATTGGTGAAATAGATAAGATGGAGGCTCACATATCGGGAACGCTGCACCGCGCCTTCTCCGTTTTTGTATTCAACAGCAAAGGCCAGTTGCTGCTTCAGCAAAGAGCGTTGAATAAATACCATTCCGGCGGACTTTGGACTAACACGTGCTGCAGTCATCCGCGTGCAGATGAATTTACGCCGGATGCCGCTCATAGACGTTTGCGGGAAGAAATGGGAATGGATTGTGAACTGACCGAGTTATTTCAGTTCAGCTATCGTCATGAATTTGCGAACGGGTTAATCGAAAATGAATACGACCATGTTTTTATGGGCATCAGTGATGAGTTCCCGTTACCCAATCCTGCAGAAGTGGCCGGGTTCAGGTATATAGATACCGATCTGTTGATTTTTGAATTATTGGAACAGCCCGAGCAATATACAGCCTGGTTTAAAATATGCCTGGAAAAAGTATTGGAAATCTATCGTCAAATTATTTAAAATGAAATTGCTCATTAACATTGCGATTATATTAGCTTCATTTTCAGGAATGGAAGGTGTGGCTTGGTTAACCCACAAATATGTGATGCATGGTATTTTCTGGCCGCTGCACCGTGATCACCACCTGAAAGAACATTACGGCTTTCTGGAACGTAATGACTTGTTCTTCCTGATCTTCGCGCTTCCAGGCATTGCCTGTCTTGCGGCAGGAACACTATATCGTTTGCCGGTATGCACTTGTATCGGCATAGGCATCACGCTTTATGGCGCTTGTTACTTTTTTGTACACGACCTGTTTATCCATCAGCGCATAAAAGTGCTGCGTAATTCAGAGAACCGTTACCTGAAAGCCATCCGCCGGGCGCATAAAATGCACCATAAGCATACGGGTAAATATGACGGCGAAAGCTTTGGTATGTTATGGGTATCCTGGAAATATTTCCGTAACACTTCAAAAAACAACCCGGCATGAGATTTACCTATCTGCTGATCGATCTTTTTTCGGTGCTAGTGCCCTTTCTTTTTTCATTTCACTCCAGCCTGAAGTTTTACAAAAACTGGCATTCACTTTTCCCGGCAATGCTCCTGACAGGGATAGTATTTATTGCCTGGGATATGTATTTCACCCACTTAAAAATATGGGGCTTTAATCCTGTTTACCTCACAGGCCTCTACATCGGTAACTTGCCTGTTGAAGAAGTCTTGTTCTTTTTTTGTATCCCTTACTCATGTGTGTTCACTTATGCCTGTTTAAATGTAACGATCAAAAAAAAGATATCTGCCCGTTATCCGATTATCATTAGCTCATTACTGATAACCTTTTCTTTATTTATGGCAATCTGTTTTCGTAAACAGGATTATACGTGTTATACTTTCGCTGCTTTAACTATCTTACTTTTTACCGCGCAGTTTATTATAAAAGTAAGCTGGCTTTCAAAATTCTATATCACTTATCTGCTGTTATTGCTTCCCTTCCTGATCGTGAATGGTTTGCTAACTGGCACCGGCCTGGAAAACCCGGTAGTTTGGTACAACCCGGCACATATTATAGGCTTACGTATTTTGACCATTCCCGTTGAGGATATCTTTTATGGCATGGATTTGATCTTACTAAATGTAATGATCTATACAGGTTTAAGCGCGAGGTTTTACCCTTGGTTTAAAAATCAGAGAAAGACGATAAATAGCAAAAGCTCTTTACCTTATGTTAAAACAATTTCATGATAAAAAACGAAATATTGAATGACTTAACTTTAGCGCGGGTGGTAACTGATCTGGAGCAGGATCATTATAATGCTGCCTTTGACACGCCACTCCGTCCCGACGCTTTTGAACTGGACGACGATACCAAAATGGAACTTATCGCCAAACATTTTACAGCGATCATGGAAACTTTGGGAATGGATATGGAAGATGACAGTTTGAAAGATACGCCTAAGCGGGTGGCTAAAATGTACGTGAAGGAGATCTTCAGCGGCTTGAACCCTGCTAATAAACCCAAACCCACTTTATTCAAAAATCCATTCAACTATAACCAGATGTTGGTGGAACGGAATATTGCTGTATTTAGTAACTGTGAGCACCACTTTGTACCTATTGTGGGTAAAGCCCACGTTGCCTATATCAGTAACGGGCAGGTGATAGGTTTATCAAAGCTGAACAGGATTGTTCAGTATTGTTCGCAAAGGCCGCAAGTGCAGGAAAGGCTCACCATGCAAATAGCCAATATGCTCAAAGAAGCATTGGACTCCGAAAATGTAGCGGTTATCATAGATGCGCACCACCATTGCGTATCCAGTCGTGGTATAAGAGACGCCGGCAGCACCACGCTTACCGCTGAATATAGCGGACAGTTTTTAAATATGGAAACTAAGAATGAATTTTTAAAGTATATCGGATCATGAATTTCAACGGAAAAAATATCCTGGTAGTCGGTGGCAGTTCCGGCATCGGCCTGTCGCTGATTAAATTGCTTCATCAGCAGCAAGCCAATATTTATACGATATCAAGATCGGCATCAGCCGAGTGGCCGGAAGATGTACATTTTTTAAAAGCCGACGTTTTAGAAAATTTGGATGCCGTGGAAATGTTCCTTCCTGATCAATTGCACGGCCTGGTTTACTCGGTTGGCAGCATTACGCTGAAACCATTCAGCAGGTTAACCGATGAAGACTTTTTGAAGGATTTCCAGCTGAATGTTTTAGGTGCAGCACGTATTATCCGGCAAGCTATTAAACCTATAAAAAATGCCGCCGGTTCATCTATCGTGTTGATCAGTTCTGTCGCTGCCAAAACAGGCATGCCATACCATGCCAGTATCGCAGCGGCAAAAGGTGCGGTTGAAGGTATGGCCCTTTCTTTAGCAGCAGAGCTTGCTATTCAGCATGTCCGGGTTAACGTGGTTGCACCGTCGTTAACAGATACACCACTCGCTCAAACCTTGTTGAGCACAGCTGAAAAACGGGAAGCCTCTGCTAAACGCCATCCTTTAGGAAAGATAGGGCAATCCGAAGATATCAGCCGGCTGATCGCATTTTTATTATCGGATGAGACCAGCTGGATGACCGGGCAGGTTATCGGCATGGATGGTGGCTTAGGTAAATTAAAAACAAGTTAAGATGCAGAATATAAAGAGCGAACAGATCTATCGGATGGAAAAGCAATACCGAACAAGCCTGATCAATAGTTTGATAGGCTACCGGGCTTTGAATCTTTTGGGCACAACCGGCAATGACGGTATCACCAACTTGTGTATCATCAGTTCTGTTTTCCATTTGGGTGCCAACCCGCCGCTTATCGGAATGGTGATCCGGCCTGAACGTGAGCACAATGATACGTTGCGTAATATCAGATCAACAGGACAATACACCCTCAATAACGTGCTGCCCGAATGGTACATGCAGGCACACCAAACCAGCGCAAGTTATCCTTCGGGCGTTTCTGAATTTGATACCTGCCATTTCAAAAAGCATTATGTGAATGGCTTTAAAGCGCCTTTTGTTACAGCATCCAACATACGCATAGGGCTGGAACTGCGTGAGATGATTGATATGGAAGTTAACGGAACAACCATTGTAATTGGTGAAATAGTTCATATCCTAACAGAAGATGGATTGATCGGTCAAGATGGAACAGCTGATCACGGTAAAGCAAGAACCATGACCGTGGCCGGTTTGGACACTTATTATCTTCCGCAACCCGTTGGGCAACTCGCCTATGCCAAGCCCGATGTTGAACCTCATCTATTAAATACACATGTCAACTTCAATACATAAGCGATGAAAAAAGACGCGGAAGTGATTATTATAGGTGCGGGAATAGCCGGTTTAACAGCTGCCAAAATATTAAAAGCTGCCGGAAAATCGGTTTTGGTTTTGGAGGCCTCCGATGGAGTGGGTGGCAGAGTGCGAACAGATGAGGTAGATGGCTACCTGCTCGACCGGGGTTTCCAGGTTTTTCTGACAGCTTATCCCGAAGCCAAAAAACTATTAGATTACAAGACGCTGGAATTATGCAAATTTAATCCCGGCGCAATTATTTTGAATAGGGATGGTATCACTACTTTAGGTGATCCGGCCAGGCAGCCAGGTTCGATAGTGAGCACTTTGCTGTCTTCAGCCGCTACATTTGCTGATAAACTACGCATGCTCCGCTTAAAGCTAAAATTGGCTGGTAAAAGTATAGATGAGATATTTTCAGAGCCGGAGATCACCACTACAGAATACCTGAAAAAAGAAGGTTTTAGCGGAACGATCATGAACCAGTTTTTCCGCCCTTTTATGACAGGGATCTTTCTCGAAGGCCGGCTAAGTACTTCCAGCAGAATGTTTGAGTTTGTTTTTAAAATGTTTAGCGAAGGTAATGCTGCGATCCCTGCCAAAGGAATGGGCATGATACCTAAACAACTTGCTGAATGCCTTTCTTCCCAGGAACTGCTGTTTCATCAAAATGTATCAGCAGTTAATGGCGGCTCGGTAACAACAACAGATGGGGTTGTCTATCAGGCTAACTATGTTTTGATCGCTACCGATCCTTTAAGTTCCCCCATACGTAACAGAAATTCGAAAATTGAACATCATTCTGTGAGCAATATGTATTTCACCGCTAAAAAAAGACCGTTCGAAAAGCCTCTTATAGCTTTAAATACGTTACCGGGAAAAATTGTAAATAACATAGCGGTAATGGATCGTATTTCTACCGGGTACTCTAAAAACGGTGATACTTTAATTTCACTGTCGCTTATCGGGGATCATTCTAAAGCCAACCAAAACGAACTCCAGGAAAATGTGGTTAATGAATTGAAACTCTGGTATCCCGAAGCCGTCAGCTGGAAGCATTTAAAAACCTACCATATTGATTATGCGCTGCCCAATGACGACCACGTAACCAATGAACCTGATTATACAACTATGTTGGTGAATGCCCAATGCTTCACCTGTGGTGATTATTTGATGAATGGCTCGATTAATGCAGCGATGAAAAGTGGCAGGCAGGCTGCAGAGGCCATGATAAATACCATGTTTTAATGATCAATCATAATTTATATAGCAATGAACTTTTAGACCGTAAACGGCTATTGTGCGACGCGCAGGCAGATGAGTTTATACGTTATGTTTTTAGCGATCCGGCAAAGAAAAAGCAATTACAGGACTGGATGGGTGGCGCTTCTGGTACTTTACATTTGAATTTATTACAAGATGCCTTTCCGGGTTTTGCCTTTATTGATAACGCTACAGAACTGCCCACGTGGGCACAGCCACGGCTAATGAAAACCGGCGCTGTTTTCTTTGCCCGGCACTCTGAGATCATTATGAGTTTACTTGGGTTGTTATCATTACCCTATTGTTATAATGCAGCCAATGGTGCAATGGTGCTATACTTGTCCGAGCTGATCCGCAAGCAAACCACCAAAAGGCTTTTTGATACCGCTGTTTTTGTTTGGGAAGTAATGGGGCCGGATGCTTTCAGTAAAAACGGAAGCGCTTTTGAAGAAATTTTAAAAGTGAGGATCATGCATGCGGCCGTTCGTTACTACACGCTTCATAGCGGCAAATGGAACGATAGCTGGGGATTACCCATAAACCAGGAAGACATGGCCGGGACAAACCTGTCATTTTCGCTGATCGTAATTCGCGGGTTACGAATGCTCGGTTACAGCGTTAGCGAGGAAGATCAGGCAGCGTTTATGCATATCTGGGCGGTAGTAGGTTACTTATCGGGCTTAGATGCAGATCTGATCCCCGAAAATTCTAAAATGGCGCAGCAACTTGATAACACTATCAAACGAAGGCAATTCACTGTTTCTGCGCATGGGCAGGAATTAACCGGATCGTTGACCGCTCATATCCTGTCGGTGAATAAAAGTAAGGCGACGGCTAACGATATCCTTGGCTTAATGCGTTACCTGCTTGGAAAAGAAATGGCGGATATGCTGGCGATCAATGCTCCTGAACTGCCCGCTTATAAATTGACGCTGATCAAAACGCTGAACCTGTTGAGAAGCTTTAAGCCGCAGGGAGACGCTAAGCAAAATTACCGGGCGGCTTACGCTGCATTCAAAACTCAAAACCCGGAACTCGCCAAAAGAAACTAAATTTGAAAATTGTCTGTATGCTTAATTTTATAAAAACATGAAATCATACCAACTTATTCACCAACTGATCGATCTTGTAGCCGAACTGGAAAAAGAAAACCAGGGACGGCAAGCGTCTTTGCAGGATTTTGCAGGTTTTTTGCTGAATAAAGTTGGTGACCCTGCCGGTAATACACAGAGTAGTGAAGTTAGGTTCGGCGCTAATGACAGCGCCGCTTTGGATATTGCCTATCAGCTGGATAATAATATTGGTCGCTTGTTTGTTTTTATGAGCCGCTATGCGAAATCTTATATAAAAAAGGCGCTGGAAGGCACACCCTTGCAAACCGCCGAAGATTTTACCGCTTTGGCGATCCTTTTAACACATAGCCATTTGTCAAAAAGTGAACTGATCAGCTATAATCTACAGGAAAAAACATCGGGTACGGAGGTGCTCAGACGTCTGATCGCCCACGGTTTGGTAAGGCAATGGGACGACGAAAAGGATAAAAGAAGTAAACATATTGCCATTACTGATAAGGGAAAAATATTACTATTTCAGGTATTCGAACATACCAGCTATGTGGGTACGATCATCACCGGAAGACTGACGATTGCTGAAAAATTCACGTTGCAATATCTTTTACAAAAACTGGAAAACTTTCATTTGGAGCAATACGAAAAGAAGAGCATTATTAACAAGGAAGACCTTAAAAAAATAGCAGCAGAAATTGCACCGGAATAATGACGAACCTTTAAATAAGCGGGGTATAGCGTGGTCAATGTATCCTTATTCTCTAATATCGCTTTCGCTAACCTGAATCAAATTAAGCACCGTTAATAAGCTTGATTTCAATTTGTTTATGCATTCAATAAGTAATGTATTTACTATCTTTGCGTTAAGATTTGCGTCTCCATTTTCAGGCAAGAAAAAACTGGTGAGTCACGCGGTGAGTCGATTTTTGAAAATCATACAATCGACTGAAGATCAAAAGAATACAGAGACAGGTTCTGAACCCTCCCTCTCCGCTTGTCATTATTCAACAAAGAAGCGCTGTAAATGATTTATTTACAGCGCTTCTTTGTTGTCTTTATCCGGCACTAAAATAAATCGCTTTGCCCTGGTGACCTTCTTATTTTTAAAGCAATTGTTGGATTTTATTGGATTTCTTTTCCCTCAAATTTGCACCAATTGAAATAGCCGTACGCTCAATGGTTAGATAAAGAAAATAGCACATCGCAAATATTCCCACAAAAGCAGGGATAAGAATTAGGATTGGATGATTGAAATGAGCCCTAAAATGCTTGTCGTAGAAATTGAAAATCAGATACAATAAGGGCTGATGAAATAAATATATGCTGTAACTGCATATACCGATTTTAACAATCCATCTTGATAGAACTCCTTTTAAATCAACCTTTTCATTGTGCAATATCCAATCAATAAAAGCGATCCATGAAAATGTAGCTATATATTGTAACAGATAGTTTGCATACAAAAAACTTTTGGCGGCAAATAATATCAGAAATGAAATTAAAGAAATAATAAGCGCGCCCTTTTTGAACACTCGCTTTTTATTAAAAAAAGCCTCCGCAAAATATGCTCCTGCAGCCCAGATGAACCATAATTCAAAAACTGAATTAATGTAAGATACTTTATTGATTAAATCATTGAAGAATATACCCAAGACTAAAACAGCAATCGACAAAGCCAAAATCAATTTAAATGTTGTTTTTATTCCTATTTTATTCCTTAAAAATAAGAAGAAGGGATAAAGCAAGTAAAGTTGTACTTCGAGTGCTAAACTCCAGAAAGAGGCATTTATTGAAAAAAATGTAGAATCAAAGAGGTTATGGATCGTGAAAAAATGAAAAATTAAATCTCTAAAGTTAATATTAGAAAAATCATGACGATTCAATATGATGGTAAAAGTTAATAATGCAAACCAATACGGTGGAAATATTCGCCAAAATCGCTTGCTAAAAAAAGTTGAAGCATTAAAGATTTCCTTATTCTTTAAATATCCTAAATGGATCAGAAACCCACTGATTATTAAAAATAAAGTAACACCGGTAAATCCAAATGCGGATGGTGAAAAATTAAGTATCAGTAATTTAATATTTGGAATATCTATAATTCCATTTTGATCATACTTTGTTATTGGATAGTCAGGAAACAGAACCAGTTAATAATGATAAATAATAACATAAATTATCGCAATGCCCCGTAGAAAATCTATTTTCTGATAATGTTTTTGGCTCGTCATTAAGTAGTCTTGGAATGAATATAAGCGACAACAAATATAATATTTTCAGGGCCACCATCCGGGTAAAACGTATACTCTTTTTAATTCCTCCTTTTTAACCACAACTATAAAGCTTGTAATTATTGAAAATATTACCAATAAATAAGCGCTGCACTAAATGGAAATTACTTCTCCGACCTGAGTTTTATCTTTGTCAGTGGCTTCTTGCGTTGATGTAACATAAAAGTGTTTCTTTATTGTCTTGATATTCGTCAGTTATTAAAATATCTATCGCATCGCATTACATCAGAGCTCACCGCTCTCTATAAAAAAAACCGAACTTTCGTGTCCGGTTTTTCTGTTTTTTACATTGATTACCAACCTGTTTAACACCAATCGCCAAGCCTGGCAAAAAACAATAAAGATGTCTTTTAATTAGCTACGTCGTTGTTTTCAATACCAACCCTGTTTTTATTGATACGGTCACGCAGACCACCAAAATTATAGTTTAGGCTTACGCTGAATGACCTGAAATAGTTGTTGGTTTGATAAACCTGGTTAAAATCCGGACCGAATGTTTTATTAACCACATTACGGTATTTGGTGAAAGGGTTTTTAACACCTCCGGATATTCCGAATTTATTTTTAATGATCTCTTTGTTAAAATTAAAAGCGGTGTAAAAGAAACCATTGGTGCGGCCCTGTAAACCTGTAGGACTATGGCTGTTTACACTAAAGTCGGCATTTAACGCCCAACCATGTTTAAGCCTCACCACGTTTGACAGTGTTGATGAATACATTAAAAGATTATTTTCCACCTTGTTTCCGCTTACATCACCTGCTAACCATAGGTACATGGCATTGCCGTTCAGGCTTACATTATAAACACCTACCGAGTAGCCCAGGTTAAAGTTTAAACCAAAGCTGCTTGATTTACCGGTGTTAGCATAGGTAATCTGGGTAATTTGTGTGTTGGGATTAAAATTAACTACTTGCAAATCCAGGTTATTCATGAACGAGTAATCAAGCCCAAGGTTAACAGATACTTTTTTATTAATTCCGTAACCAAGCTGGATGTCATTTAGTACCACTGGTCGTAAGTATGGGTTACCGGTTACTTCATAGTTAGGGTTTGAACGATCAACGTAGGGGTTAAGCCTGTTAATCCCCGGCCTCCTGATCCTTTGTGAAAAACCAAGGTTCATGCTGCTTTCATTTTTAAACTGCTTGCTTATAGAAACTGAAGGCACTACGTTAAAATAGTTCTGGTCGGCAGTGGTGGAGGTACTTAAAAAGTTTGCACGGATAACTGTTTCTTCAACCCTTACACCGGCATTCACATTCCAGCTGTTTAAATTGATCTGGTAAGAATTATATGCGCTGAAAACGTTTTGCGTATTGGTATATTCATTTGAAAGTTGCGGATCAAGTTCAAACTGGTTATCAGTTGCGTTAAAAGATTTGTATTCAAAATCGCTGCTGTTGTTACGCAATATGGCTTTTAAACCCGCTTCAATGTTTACTCTTTTTACAGGTGTATTGAAATCAACCTGGAAGGTATGTTCTTTAAATTTTTGATGATCGTTTTGTTGAAAATCGGGCGTATCAAAATTAACCTGATCGTTAAAGTCAACATTACCTTTTCTGTCGTTCAAATTGGTGCTGAACAGGTACGAAAAAGTCAGCAATTCATTCTTTTTTGCTTTAAAGGCCATTTCATAGTTAATACCGGCATCTATACCGTAACCGGTGGCTTTTCCGTCATTCAGAAAGCTGTATTGTTCCAAAAGACCTGTTGTACCGTTTAATGTAGATATTTGGCCTGAGTGATCTTTAACCCGGCTGCCATTGTAGTTAAACTGGGCGGTAAGTAAGTTCAGCGTATCAATCTGGTAGCTTAATTCTGTGCCAAAATAGGCTGTTTTGTTATTGGATTTTTGATTGCCTTGTTGCGCA includes:
- a CDS encoding flavin reductase family protein, with the protein product MQNIKSEQIYRMEKQYRTSLINSLIGYRALNLLGTTGNDGITNLCIISSVFHLGANPPLIGMVIRPEREHNDTLRNIRSTGQYTLNNVLPEWYMQAHQTSASYPSGVSEFDTCHFKKHYVNGFKAPFVTASNIRIGLELREMIDMEVNGTTIVIGEIVHILTEDGLIGQDGTADHGKARTMTVAGLDTYYLPQPVGQLAYAKPDVEPHLLNTHVNFNT
- a CDS encoding oxygenase MpaB family protein gives rise to the protein MINHNLYSNELLDRKRLLCDAQADEFIRYVFSDPAKKKQLQDWMGGASGTLHLNLLQDAFPGFAFIDNATELPTWAQPRLMKTGAVFFARHSEIIMSLLGLLSLPYCYNAANGAMVLYLSELIRKQTTKRLFDTAVFVWEVMGPDAFSKNGSAFEEILKVRIMHAAVRYYTLHSGKWNDSWGLPINQEDMAGTNLSFSLIVIRGLRMLGYSVSEEDQAAFMHIWAVVGYLSGLDADLIPENSKMAQQLDNTIKRRQFTVSAHGQELTGSLTAHILSVNKSKATANDILGLMRYLLGKEMADMLAINAPELPAYKLTLIKTLNLLRSFKPQGDAKQNYRAAYAAFKTQNPELAKRN
- a CDS encoding sterol desaturase family protein — its product is MKLLINIAIILASFSGMEGVAWLTHKYVMHGIFWPLHRDHHLKEHYGFLERNDLFFLIFALPGIACLAAGTLYRLPVCTCIGIGITLYGACYFFVHDLFIHQRIKVLRNSENRYLKAIRRAHKMHHKHTGKYDGESFGMLWVSWKYFRNTSKNNPA
- the folE gene encoding GTP cyclohydrolase I FolE; translation: MIKNEILNDLTLARVVTDLEQDHYNAAFDTPLRPDAFELDDDTKMELIAKHFTAIMETLGMDMEDDSLKDTPKRVAKMYVKEIFSGLNPANKPKPTLFKNPFNYNQMLVERNIAVFSNCEHHFVPIVGKAHVAYISNGQVIGLSKLNRIVQYCSQRPQVQERLTMQIANMLKEALDSENVAVIIDAHHHCVSSRGIRDAGSTTLTAEYSGQFLNMETKNEFLKYIGS
- a CDS encoding MarR family winged helix-turn-helix transcriptional regulator, with the translated sequence MKSYQLIHQLIDLVAELEKENQGRQASLQDFAGFLLNKVGDPAGNTQSSEVRFGANDSAALDIAYQLDNNIGRLFVFMSRYAKSYIKKALEGTPLQTAEDFTALAILLTHSHLSKSELISYNLQEKTSGTEVLRRLIAHGLVRQWDDEKDKRSKHIAITDKGKILLFQVFEHTSYVGTIITGRLTIAEKFTLQYLLQKLENFHLEQYEKKSIINKEDLKKIAAEIAPE
- a CDS encoding phytoene/squalene synthase family protein; amino-acid sequence: MKERFDILSATCSRETTRLYSTSFSLGILFLNKEVRHPIHAIYGFVRLADEIVDSFHNYPKSLMLAELKADTFTAIERGISINPVINSFQQVVNQFKINHNLIIQFLNSMEMDLGEQSYNAEKYQQYIMGSAQVVGLMCLHVFTNGNQAEFERLRIPAMKLGSAFQKVNFLRDVNADYEQLNRTYFPDVDLSAFSDENKRAIEQDILSELNEALEGIRELPRSCRKGVYLAYVYYKKLFGKIAKVPAEKVMSERIRVSNGHKFYLMFDSLVRYKLNVL
- a CDS encoding NAD(P)/FAD-dependent oxidoreductase; its protein translation is MKKDAEVIIIGAGIAGLTAAKILKAAGKSVLVLEASDGVGGRVRTDEVDGYLLDRGFQVFLTAYPEAKKLLDYKTLELCKFNPGAIILNRDGITTLGDPARQPGSIVSTLLSSAATFADKLRMLRLKLKLAGKSIDEIFSEPEITTTEYLKKEGFSGTIMNQFFRPFMTGIFLEGRLSTSSRMFEFVFKMFSEGNAAIPAKGMGMIPKQLAECLSSQELLFHQNVSAVNGGSVTTTDGVVYQANYVLIATDPLSSPIRNRNSKIEHHSVSNMYFTAKKRPFEKPLIALNTLPGKIVNNIAVMDRISTGYSKNGDTLISLSLIGDHSKANQNELQENVVNELKLWYPEAVSWKHLKTYHIDYALPNDDHVTNEPDYTTMLVNAQCFTCGDYLMNGSINAAMKSGRQAAEAMINTMF
- a CDS encoding lycopene cyclase domain-containing protein, which gives rise to MRFTYLLIDLFSVLVPFLFSFHSSLKFYKNWHSLFPAMLLTGIVFIAWDMYFTHLKIWGFNPVYLTGLYIGNLPVEEVLFFFCIPYSCVFTYACLNVTIKKKISARYPIIISSLLITFSLFMAICFRKQDYTCYTFAALTILLFTAQFIIKVSWLSKFYITYLLLLLPFLIVNGLLTGTGLENPVVWYNPAHIIGLRILTIPVEDIFYGMDLILLNVMIYTGLSARFYPWFKNQRKTINSKSSLPYVKTIS
- a CDS encoding SDR family NAD(P)-dependent oxidoreductase, which translates into the protein MNFNGKNILVVGGSSGIGLSLIKLLHQQQANIYTISRSASAEWPEDVHFLKADVLENLDAVEMFLPDQLHGLVYSVGSITLKPFSRLTDEDFLKDFQLNVLGAARIIRQAIKPIKNAAGSSIVLISSVAAKTGMPYHASIAAAKGAVEGMALSLAAELAIQHVRVNVVAPSLTDTPLAQTLLSTAEKREASAKRHPLGKIGQSEDISRLIAFLLSDETSWMTGQVIGMDGGLGKLKTS
- the idi gene encoding isopentenyl-diphosphate Delta-isomerase, with translation MEDNIIIVDTAGNAIGEIDKMEAHISGTLHRAFSVFVFNSKGQLLLQQRALNKYHSGGLWTNTCCSHPRADEFTPDAAHRRLREEMGMDCELTELFQFSYRHEFANGLIENEYDHVFMGISDEFPLPNPAEVAGFRYIDTDLLIFELLEQPEQYTAWFKICLEKVLEIYRQII
- a CDS encoding phytoene desaturase family protein yields the protein MLKPNHIDHIITGKKPSVAVIGSGFAGLSAAAYLAKAGHRVIVYEKNIGIGGRSRQMVEEGYTFDMGPSWYWMPEVFENFFNDFGYRASDFYELKQLDPGFTIVFGKSDVLNVPADYAALESLFESIEPGSAIQLKLFLEEAAYKYRTGMNKLVYKPGLSLSEFADWDLIKGAFRLQVFTSLSKHVRRFFKDSRLITLMEFPVLFLGAMPQDTPALYSLMNYAGLKLGTWYPKGGFGKVIEAMQKVCEAQGVVFHTNSPVSHLRVANGHIEKVGTKYGEDEFQGVIASADYHHVEQQLLDEANRNYSADYWEKRVMAPSSLIFYLGVKLKLEKLEHHTLFFDADLKLHATEIYKDPKWPTRPLFYVCCPSKSDDSVAPDGYENLFILMPLAPDIQDTEALRTEYFGLIMERLEDYTGVSIRTALDYKKSYCVKDFKTDYNSFKGNAYGLANTLMQTAHLKPSIKNKKVKNLFYAGQLTVPGPGVPPSIISGKVSAQLLIQYLNHK